The following are encoded in a window of Arthrobacter sp. NicSoilB4 genomic DNA:
- a CDS encoding NAD-dependent epimerase/dehydratase family protein, whose product MFVVTGAGPVGWTVAEQLAAAGRRVRVLTRSGSGPEHPLIEKRAVDVSDAAQLGGLFRGATAVFHCIHGSRYSAKAWAAELPGAEQAVLAAAGEAGAVVVFPESLYSYSEPDRPMTEEGPREAQGGKRGVRTALLKARAASATDTVSVVAGDFFGPRVRMSHAGERMVRPVTAGKPMQVVGRADQPHSFTYVPDLAAAMIAAADKPNTWNRVWHAPTGPALTQRELAGAFARAAGARAPRVSAIPGWALKAMTVFSPDMREIAETLYQFERPFVMDSTASQSALGVAPTPLTDAAAATVAWWGDQAR is encoded by the coding sequence GGTTGCCGAGCAGCTCGCCGCTGCGGGCCGCCGGGTGCGTGTGCTCACCCGTTCCGGCAGCGGGCCGGAGCACCCGCTCATCGAGAAGAGGGCCGTGGATGTGTCCGACGCGGCGCAGCTCGGCGGGCTGTTTCGCGGCGCCACTGCCGTGTTCCACTGCATCCACGGTTCCAGGTACAGCGCGAAGGCCTGGGCGGCGGAACTGCCCGGCGCCGAGCAGGCTGTGCTGGCCGCGGCCGGCGAGGCGGGCGCCGTCGTCGTCTTCCCTGAGAGCCTGTACTCGTACAGCGAGCCTGACCGGCCGATGACCGAGGAGGGTCCGCGCGAGGCGCAGGGCGGCAAGCGTGGTGTCCGCACCGCGCTGCTGAAGGCCCGGGCGGCGTCCGCAACGGACACCGTGAGCGTGGTGGCGGGCGATTTCTTCGGGCCGCGGGTCCGCATGTCGCACGCCGGCGAGCGCATGGTCCGTCCCGTCACGGCCGGCAAGCCAATGCAGGTGGTCGGCCGGGCGGACCAGCCGCATTCCTTCACGTACGTTCCCGACCTCGCGGCCGCCATGATCGCCGCGGCGGACAAGCCGAACACCTGGAACCGGGTGTGGCATGCGCCTACCGGACCTGCGCTGACCCAGCGCGAGCTTGCGGGGGCATTCGCCAGGGCAGCCGGCGCCCGGGCCCCGCGTGTCTCGGCGATACCGGGATGGGCGCTGAAGGCGATGACGGTGTTCTCCCCTGACATGCGGGAAATCGCCGAGACGCTGTACCAGTTCGAGCGCCCGTTCGTGATGGATTCGACTGCGAGCCAGTCCGCCCTGGGCGTGGCGCCGACCCCGCTGACGGATGCAGCCGCCGCCACGGTTGCCTGGTGGGGGGACCAGGCACGGTGA
- a CDS encoding MMPL family transporter — MKTTPLHSARVPFWLRWLVPVLLVVTWLAIAGIGGPTFGRLDEVSSNDQASFLPAGAEATAAQDWQAKFRDSNEIPAVIVIESDSAFTPAQLGEAAALKGNLEAVGAGSTVVGPIPSEDAKAVQFVVPIDSAGEVKVTVKELREAVQESAPEGMQTFVTGPAGLTADLVSAFAGIDGILLLVALGAVFLILLIVYRSLLLPIAVLFTSVFALCAAILLVFGMAKLGWIQLNGQSQGILSILVIGAATDYALLYVARFREALTHNTNRTAAALTAWKNSWEPIAASGATVIIALLCLLFSDLNSNKALGPVAAAGILCSLFAALTLLPALMALLGRAAFWPFRPKLLPETGREPDLVTGLEGQKGVWRATGSLVSRRPRTVWIASVLLLLVASAGVLQLKANGVPQTDVILTASNAVDGQKALARHFDAGSGSPAVIVADEANAQAVLAKTQATGGVGDAYLLAEGGAPIMAGATAAPGAPAPASPAVRDGKVLINATLNFAADSNEAENVVVDLRRDLKKIDAGALVGGVTATALDTNTTAQRDLVTIIPVVLAVILVILMLLLRSVLAPVLLVASVVLSYGAAMGVSAFVFNNVFGFPGADATVPLFGFVFLVALGVDYNIFLMSRVREESLKHGTRPGILRGLGVTGGVITSAGVVLAATFAALGVIPIMFLVQLAFIVAFGVLLDTVLVRSLLVPALAYDIGPRIWWPGKLGRPEADAAARTLPAAPEPEPAEAGSR; from the coding sequence ATGAAAACCACCCCACTGCACAGTGCCCGTGTCCCCTTTTGGCTGCGCTGGCTGGTTCCGGTCCTGCTCGTCGTCACCTGGCTGGCCATCGCCGGAATCGGCGGACCCACCTTCGGCCGGCTGGACGAGGTCTCCTCGAACGACCAGGCGTCCTTCCTGCCGGCCGGGGCCGAAGCCACTGCGGCCCAGGACTGGCAGGCCAAGTTCCGCGACTCCAACGAGATTCCCGCCGTCATCGTCATCGAAAGCGACTCCGCCTTCACCCCTGCCCAGCTCGGCGAGGCGGCAGCCCTCAAGGGCAACCTGGAGGCCGTCGGCGCCGGAAGTACCGTCGTCGGCCCCATCCCGTCAGAGGATGCCAAAGCCGTGCAGTTTGTGGTCCCGATCGATTCGGCCGGCGAAGTCAAGGTAACGGTGAAGGAACTGCGCGAGGCGGTGCAGGAATCGGCGCCGGAGGGCATGCAGACCTTCGTCACCGGCCCGGCCGGGCTCACCGCGGACCTCGTTAGTGCCTTCGCCGGGATCGACGGCATCCTGCTGCTGGTGGCCCTCGGCGCGGTGTTCCTGATCCTGCTGATCGTCTACCGCTCGCTGCTGCTGCCGATCGCCGTTTTGTTCACCTCGGTCTTCGCCCTCTGCGCCGCCATCCTGCTGGTCTTCGGCATGGCCAAACTGGGGTGGATCCAGCTCAACGGCCAGAGCCAGGGCATTCTGTCCATCCTGGTGATCGGCGCCGCCACGGACTACGCGCTGCTCTATGTGGCGCGCTTCCGTGAGGCCCTGACGCACAACACCAACCGCACGGCCGCCGCGCTCACCGCGTGGAAAAACTCGTGGGAACCCATCGCAGCCTCCGGGGCCACGGTCATCATCGCCCTGCTGTGCCTGCTGTTCTCCGACCTCAACTCCAACAAGGCCCTCGGCCCGGTGGCGGCCGCGGGCATCCTGTGCTCGCTCTTCGCCGCACTGACCCTGCTCCCGGCGCTGATGGCGCTGCTGGGCCGCGCCGCGTTCTGGCCGTTCCGCCCCAAGCTGCTCCCGGAGACCGGACGCGAGCCCGATCTCGTCACCGGCCTCGAGGGGCAGAAGGGTGTGTGGCGGGCCACCGGTTCCCTGGTTTCCCGCCGGCCCCGGACCGTCTGGATCGCCTCCGTGCTGCTGCTCCTCGTCGCCTCGGCCGGCGTCCTGCAGCTCAAAGCCAACGGCGTCCCGCAGACGGACGTCATCCTCACCGCCTCCAACGCCGTCGACGGCCAGAAGGCCCTGGCCCGGCACTTCGACGCCGGTTCCGGCAGCCCCGCCGTGATCGTCGCCGACGAGGCCAATGCCCAGGCCGTGCTGGCGAAGACCCAGGCGACCGGCGGCGTCGGGGACGCCTACCTGCTGGCCGAGGGCGGCGCGCCGATCATGGCGGGTGCCACGGCTGCCCCTGGCGCCCCCGCCCCCGCGTCTCCCGCAGTGCGCGACGGCAAGGTGCTGATCAACGCAACACTGAATTTCGCGGCGGACTCCAACGAGGCCGAAAACGTTGTTGTGGACCTCCGCCGGGATCTGAAGAAGATCGACGCCGGCGCACTCGTCGGCGGCGTGACCGCGACAGCCCTGGACACGAACACCACCGCCCAGCGTGACCTCGTCACCATCATTCCGGTGGTCCTCGCCGTCATCCTCGTGATCCTTATGCTGCTGCTGCGCTCGGTGCTCGCGCCGGTCCTGCTGGTCGCCTCCGTGGTCCTGTCCTACGGCGCCGCCATGGGTGTCTCCGCCTTCGTGTTCAATAACGTCTTCGGATTCCCGGGCGCCGATGCCACGGTTCCGCTGTTCGGCTTCGTCTTCCTCGTCGCACTGGGCGTGGACTACAACATCTTCCTGATGAGCCGGGTCCGGGAGGAATCTTTGAAGCACGGCACCCGGCCCGGCATCCTGCGCGGTCTCGGCGTCACGGGCGGGGTGATCACCTCCGCTGGCGTGGTGCTCGCGGCCACCTTCGCGGCCCTGGGCGTTATCCCCATCATGTTCCTGGTGCAGCTCGCGTTCATCGTGGCCTTCGGGGTGCTGCTGGACACCGTCCTGGTCCGCTCCCTGCTGGTCCCCGCCCTGGCCTACGACATCGGGCCGCGGATCTGGTGGCCGGGCAAGCTGGGACGCCCCGAGGCGGACGCCGCCGCCCGCACCCTGCCCGCCGCCCCGGAGCCGGAGCCCGCAGAGGCCGGGAGCCGCTAA
- a CDS encoding MarR family winged helix-turn-helix transcriptional regulator, with the protein MTADSSGRPDSSGPPPLVRLLQEFSLEANRYVDSAGGRNDMHRTDLNALAVIMQHTARNQIVTPGVLRKELHLSSPATTALVDRLYNSGHVVRERQGTDRRQVQLRMTPKAYRDGSAMFMPLARHMDAAMAQFTPEELEIATRFMTSMIDATVRAGQEAAQQPVPPPAADPR; encoded by the coding sequence GTGACAGCTGATTCCTCGGGGCGCCCCGATTCCTCCGGTCCGCCGCCGCTGGTCCGCCTGCTTCAGGAGTTCAGCCTCGAGGCCAACCGCTACGTGGATTCAGCCGGCGGACGCAATGACATGCACCGCACGGACCTCAACGCACTGGCCGTGATCATGCAGCACACCGCGCGGAACCAGATCGTCACGCCGGGGGTGCTCCGCAAGGAACTCCATCTCAGCTCGCCCGCCACGACGGCGCTGGTGGACCGGCTGTACAACTCCGGGCACGTGGTCCGCGAACGGCAGGGCACGGACCGCCGCCAGGTCCAGCTCCGGATGACCCCCAAGGCATACCGCGACGGAAGCGCCATGTTCATGCCGCTGGCCCGCCATATGGACGCCGCAATGGCCCAGTTCACTCCGGAGGAACTGGAGATCGCCACGCGGTTCATGACCTCGATGATCGACGCGACAGTCAGGGCCGGGCAGGAGGCGGCGCAGCAGCCGGTACCGCCTCCAGCAGCTGACCCGCGGTAG
- a CDS encoding amino acid permease: MNINSSKQAGLGLFRATGIYVGAILGSGILVLPAIAAKEAGPASLLAWTLLLVFCTPVAFSFAEMSRQQPDAGGIAHFVTRAYGRRASAAAGYLFYFAIPFGAPATAVIGGNYIAHALGGGRATALVAAALLLAAAFASNAVGIRMSSGIQLVLMVLLVGLLALAVALAAPFAKAENFEPFAPHGYWAVGGVASLLFFCFAGWEAVTHLAGEFRHPERDLRRATWLTLIVVGVVYIGVVAASIAVLGPALPGSDVPIAQLLEKGLGGLAAPLTAIAAAVLTFGPINTFVAGASRLGASLASDGVLPRSLARGAGPGRVPAASLGLLAAMTFLSFGAAVAGLSNMQFQIAAASACFTAVTAFGLVAGIRLLPAGTTAWYGVIVAAVVMLAVLLFSGWALVVPLGLAAGALWAARPARTAGSPGRRPAGWSILPARRPKTAATAGQLLEAVPAAAPPPARP, from the coding sequence GTGAACATCAACAGCAGCAAGCAGGCAGGGCTCGGCCTGTTCCGTGCCACCGGGATCTATGTCGGGGCGATCCTGGGGTCCGGCATCCTGGTCCTCCCGGCGATCGCCGCCAAGGAAGCCGGGCCGGCGTCGCTCCTGGCCTGGACCCTGCTGCTCGTGTTCTGCACACCGGTGGCCTTCAGCTTCGCGGAGATGAGCCGGCAGCAGCCCGACGCCGGCGGGATCGCCCACTTCGTGACGCGCGCCTACGGGCGCCGCGCCTCGGCCGCGGCCGGCTACCTCTTCTACTTCGCCATTCCGTTCGGCGCTCCGGCGACGGCCGTCATCGGCGGCAACTACATCGCCCACGCCCTGGGCGGCGGACGCGCGACGGCGTTGGTGGCAGCCGCTCTGCTGCTGGCCGCCGCGTTCGCGAGCAACGCCGTCGGGATCCGGATGTCCAGCGGCATCCAGCTGGTGCTGATGGTGCTGCTGGTCGGGCTGCTGGCGTTGGCGGTCGCCCTCGCCGCGCCGTTCGCCAAGGCGGAGAACTTCGAGCCGTTCGCCCCGCACGGCTACTGGGCCGTGGGCGGGGTGGCCAGCCTGCTCTTCTTCTGCTTCGCAGGCTGGGAGGCGGTCACACATCTCGCCGGCGAATTCCGCCACCCGGAAAGGGACCTCAGGCGGGCCACGTGGCTCACCCTGATTGTGGTCGGCGTGGTGTACATCGGCGTCGTCGCGGCCTCGATCGCCGTTCTGGGCCCGGCTCTCCCCGGAAGCGACGTGCCGATCGCGCAACTGCTCGAAAAAGGACTGGGCGGACTCGCCGCCCCGCTGACAGCCATTGCCGCCGCGGTGCTGACCTTCGGCCCGATTAACACCTTCGTGGCCGGTGCCAGCCGGCTGGGTGCGAGCCTCGCGTCCGACGGCGTGCTGCCGCGGTCCCTCGCGCGGGGCGCCGGGCCGGGCCGGGTGCCCGCGGCCAGCCTTGGACTGCTGGCGGCGATGACGTTCCTGTCCTTCGGGGCGGCCGTGGCCGGACTGAGCAACATGCAGTTCCAGATCGCGGCGGCGTCGGCGTGTTTCACCGCAGTGACGGCGTTCGGCCTGGTTGCCGGGATCCGTTTGCTGCCTGCGGGGACGACGGCCTGGTACGGCGTTATTGTGGCCGCCGTTGTCATGCTGGCCGTGCTGCTCTTCAGCGGCTGGGCTCTTGTGGTCCCGCTGGGCCTGGCCGCGGGGGCGTTGTGGGCGGCCCGCCCGGCCCGTACGGCGGGTTCGCCGGGCCGGAGGCCGGCGGGCTGGAGCATACTGCCGGCGCGGCGACCGAAAACGGCAGCTACCGCGGGTCAGCTGCTGGAGGCGGTACCGGCTGCTGCGCCGCCTCCTGCCCGGCCCTGA
- a CDS encoding methyltransferase domain-containing protein, protein MSAQQPEDVYSHGHHESVVRAHASRTAENSAAFVIPHLTPGVSVLDVGCGPGSITCDFAGLVSPGKVTGLDRSPDVIGQAAALAAERGVQNVEFVAGNIYDLDFEDETFDVVHAHQVLQHLTDPVAALREMRRVAKPGGIVAVRDADFHGMSWFPAVPELDEWMELYQRIARRNGAEPDAGRRLVSWAQSAGFTDVAPSSSNWLYATGQQRRWQARVWGERVLHSAFADQALEYGFANAADLARISAGWHRWGSTDDGWFLIPNGEVIARA, encoded by the coding sequence ATGAGTGCGCAGCAGCCTGAAGATGTGTACAGCCACGGCCACCACGAGTCCGTGGTCCGCGCCCACGCCTCGCGGACGGCGGAGAACTCCGCGGCGTTTGTGATCCCGCACCTGACCCCGGGGGTCTCGGTGCTCGACGTCGGCTGCGGCCCCGGCAGCATCACCTGCGACTTCGCCGGGCTCGTCTCCCCCGGGAAGGTCACCGGGCTGGACCGCTCGCCGGACGTGATCGGCCAGGCGGCTGCCCTTGCAGCCGAGCGCGGCGTGCAGAACGTCGAGTTTGTCGCCGGAAATATCTACGACCTCGACTTCGAGGATGAAACGTTCGACGTCGTCCACGCCCACCAGGTGCTGCAGCACCTCACCGACCCGGTCGCTGCCCTGCGGGAAATGCGCCGCGTCGCCAAACCCGGCGGGATCGTGGCGGTGCGCGACGCCGATTTCCACGGCATGAGCTGGTTCCCGGCCGTCCCCGAGCTGGATGAGTGGATGGAGCTGTACCAGCGGATCGCCCGCCGCAACGGGGCAGAGCCCGACGCCGGCCGCCGCCTGGTGTCCTGGGCGCAGTCCGCCGGTTTCACCGACGTCGCACCGTCCAGCAGCAACTGGCTCTACGCCACCGGCCAGCAGCGCCGCTGGCAGGCACGGGTGTGGGGCGAACGGGTGCTGCATTCGGCCTTCGCGGACCAGGCGCTCGAGTACGGCTTCGCCAATGCCGCCGATCTGGCCCGGATCTCCGCGGGCTGGCACCGGTGGGGCTCCACGGACGACGGCTGGTTCCTGATCCCCAACGGCGAAGTCATCGCCAGGGCCTGA
- a CDS encoding PKD domain-containing protein yields the protein MDRIVGTMVAGAVLLTASSCALPGAEQPSAAATQAAATAAATPGTAVTPFLPDPGSTAGPAAAALPEAKFANPDYYAMPGQTINFDVSESLPRGVNIAQYEWDFDGDGGIDQAGPIPVATHSYPAAFEGTATVRITHAAGGLSTASTGVHIGRGPRDGLPVAPVNVSVLVTAHSDGISIVQVSWEPGGLEPYRWGVAVDGIPAGVVEGKARTATITDVRRTRDLEIGVVGFTENQAMGTLASVILPALSE from the coding sequence ATGGACAGGATTGTCGGAACAATGGTTGCCGGTGCCGTCCTGCTGACCGCGTCGTCCTGCGCGCTGCCGGGGGCCGAACAGCCGTCCGCAGCCGCCACCCAGGCCGCCGCCACGGCAGCCGCAACGCCCGGGACTGCAGTCACGCCGTTCCTGCCGGATCCCGGAAGCACCGCGGGCCCGGCCGCCGCGGCCCTGCCCGAAGCGAAGTTCGCCAACCCCGACTACTACGCCATGCCCGGCCAGACCATCAACTTCGACGTCTCGGAATCGCTGCCCCGCGGGGTCAACATCGCGCAGTACGAATGGGACTTCGACGGCGACGGCGGCATTGACCAGGCGGGGCCGATCCCCGTGGCGACCCACAGCTACCCCGCGGCATTCGAGGGCACCGCGACGGTGCGGATCACCCATGCCGCCGGAGGATTGTCGACGGCATCAACCGGAGTCCACATCGGGCGCGGGCCCCGGGACGGGCTCCCCGTGGCCCCCGTCAACGTGAGCGTTCTGGTGACCGCCCACTCAGATGGCATCAGCATCGTCCAGGTCTCCTGGGAACCAGGCGGGCTGGAGCCCTACCGCTGGGGTGTCGCCGTGGACGGCATTCCTGCGGGGGTCGTGGAAGGCAAGGCGCGAACCGCGACCATAACGGATGTCCGCCGGACCAGGGACTTGGAAATCGGTGTGGTGGGCTTCACCGAGAACCAGGCCATGGGGACCCTCGCCAGCGTGATTCTTCCCGCGCTGAGCGAATAG
- a CDS encoding dihydrofolate reductase family protein produces the protein MRNVTAGLFSSVDGVVEDPFLWQFDSFDEELGAGMNEMMGRIDTGLLGRVGYQQWAEYWPNAEADADFGAFINPLPKYVASRTLTGDLAWQNSQLIAGPLEDFVAGLKEGDGGDIGVFSSISLVRQLFFAGLLDSLMLIVHPVVAGSGRRLFNDGDPLTRLELQSSQQTSKGNMILSYGLRRS, from the coding sequence ATGCGCAACGTGACGGCCGGACTTTTCAGTTCCGTGGACGGCGTGGTGGAAGACCCTTTCCTTTGGCAATTCGACAGCTTCGATGAGGAACTCGGCGCGGGGATGAACGAGATGATGGGCCGGATCGATACAGGGCTCCTGGGCCGCGTTGGGTACCAGCAATGGGCGGAGTACTGGCCGAACGCAGAAGCCGACGCCGACTTCGGCGCGTTCATCAATCCGCTGCCCAAATATGTGGCGTCCCGCACCCTGACCGGCGATCTGGCGTGGCAGAACTCGCAACTGATCGCGGGGCCGCTGGAGGATTTCGTCGCGGGCCTGAAGGAAGGCGACGGCGGCGATATCGGCGTTTTCAGTAGCATCTCGTTGGTCCGCCAACTGTTCTTCGCCGGGCTCTTGGACAGCCTGATGCTGATCGTCCATCCTGTGGTGGCCGGCAGTGGCCGGCGGCTCTTCAACGACGGCGATCCCCTGACGCGGCTTGAGCTGCAGTCATCCCAGCAGACCAGCAAGGGCAACATGATTCTGAGCTACGGCCTGCGCCGCAGCTGA
- a CDS encoding LysE family transporter — protein MQPSLWLALAGAGVLISFTPGAGAINTMSNSLNSGFRRSIWGILGQQAALIVHVVIVALGVGVLVASSPVAFNVIRYAGAAYLVYLGIQQFRHKPDLDQEKAAALRNEPAASMFRRGLWVNLLNPKAIVFFLAFMPQFIRPGDPLLPQYLILAATVVVIDILVMWLFFAAAAKSFQRFTHDARGQRILNQTFGVLFMAVGVMLALIH, from the coding sequence GTGCAACCCTCCCTGTGGCTGGCCCTGGCGGGCGCCGGCGTCCTGATCAGCTTCACGCCCGGCGCGGGCGCCATCAACACCATGAGCAACTCGCTGAACTCCGGTTTCCGGCGCTCCATCTGGGGAATCCTCGGCCAGCAGGCCGCACTGATCGTGCACGTCGTGATCGTGGCCCTGGGCGTCGGAGTCCTGGTGGCCAGCTCGCCGGTTGCGTTCAACGTGATCCGCTACGCCGGCGCGGCGTACCTGGTCTATCTGGGCATCCAGCAGTTCCGGCACAAGCCCGACCTGGACCAGGAAAAGGCCGCAGCACTGCGCAACGAGCCGGCCGCCTCCATGTTCCGCCGCGGCCTGTGGGTCAACCTGCTGAACCCCAAGGCCATCGTGTTCTTCCTGGCCTTTATGCCGCAGTTCATCCGCCCGGGGGACCCGCTCCTGCCGCAGTACCTGATCCTGGCCGCCACCGTGGTGGTGATCGACATCCTGGTCATGTGGTTATTCTTCGCGGCCGCGGCCAAGTCCTTCCAGCGCTTCACGCACGATGCCCGCGGGCAGCGGATCCTCAACCAGACGTTCGGCGTACTGTTCATGGCCGTCGGCGTCATGCTGGCCCTGATC